The following is a genomic window from Mauremys mutica isolate MM-2020 ecotype Southern chromosome 4, ASM2049712v1, whole genome shotgun sequence.
TGCGCGTTACCTCGGCTGGGCGGTGGCTGGGGCCCTGCTCGAGCCACCGCACCACGGCGCCGGGCGCCACCTCCTCCCGCAGCAGCAGCTCCAAAACAGCCGCcatccccggccccggccgcccgcCGAGCAGGCGCGCAGCGCACGTCGCGACGAGCgcggcaggcagggggtggggcagacccCGCCAGCCCCCGAGCGCGGGGGACACCAGCTGTGGGCGGGGCTAGAATGCTGTACCACGCGGGCGGGGGCGGCGCCGCCACCAGCCTACtcgggcctgggggggggggggggggagactgagATCAGATTTGCGCCGTGGGGTGTGGTTGTGACGCTAcaaagggggcggggccagggcgctcTGTGCCGGTGGTGGGCGGGGCTAGGTCGGGCGGACGCGGGTCCCAGCGGGGATTCCCATTGGGGAGCGGCGCGCGCCGGCTCCCTGCGCGGGGCGGGGCCGCCCGGACACCGACTCCCGCCCTCTCCCCATGTCAACAAGCGGGGCGCGGGGCGCCTGCGCCGGGGGCTTGCGCGTCCCCCGCTCTCGTGCGCGGCGCTGGTCTCCCGAGCAGGGCCCGGGCTGTGGCCTAGCGGCGGCCGCGCAGCCATCGCCGCGGCCCGCGGGCTCCGCCCGCCGGGGAGGATGATGGCCGAGGACTCGCCCAAGCGGCGCAAGGCCAATTTCAACGAGGCGGAGACCGAGGTGCTGATCGAGCAGGTGCTGAAGCACGAGCAGCTGCTGTtcgcggcggggccgggccgcgccTCCCCGGGCCAGAAGCGGCGGGTCTGGGAGCTGATCCGGCACAAGGTGAACCCGGTGGCCGCCTGCCCCCGCGACGTGGAGGATCTCAAGAAGCGCTGGAGGGACCTGAAGCGGCGCGACCGCAGCAAGCTCTGCCGCCTCTCGCAGGGCTGCGGCCCCGCCGGCCACCCCGGGGGGCTCGGCCTGCTGCTGTGCACGGAGGAGATGCCCCAGCCCACCCCGCAGCCCGACCACCACCGCGCCTACGGCTCCGCGCTGGGCCCCGCCGAGGCCGTGCCCATCGTGGGCGGCATCGACACGCTGGACCTGCCCGGAGCCTCCGTGGTGGACATCGGTGAGCTCCGGGGCTGGTGAGGGGGGAGCGGGGCCTCATGCACCCTCCGCCGGGTCCTGCCTTCTGCACCCCGCCTGCCATGGCCGGTCTGGGCCTCCGGCGCGCGGGAGTCGGCGTTGCCATGGAGCCGGGGCTTAGCCCCTCCAGGTCATTTGTCTTGAGCAGAAGAGCGGATCGTCCCTCCCGCAGGGGCCAGCTCAGCCTCTGTGCAGCGCCTGGAGGGCTCCGCATTTGCGGGGGCGGGGAGTTTATTTCCCCCCGTTGGACGCGGAGAGGGGGCGCCTGTCATTAGCGGGGACCAGCAGCTTTGGTAAAACGCGGCTTCCAGCCCGCCCGCGACCTGGTTCATTCTTAATGATTTATTAGTTTTTTGCCCTGTCGGTGACTCCGTGTGACTCCTTCCCTCACTTTAAGCACTGGTAGATGTTGGTCTGCAGCCTGTCCCTGAGGTGCATCCTAAGAGACAGATCCAGAGTAgcactgagaccccccccaacacacacactcactctttctctctctctctcctgtttacTCACGAGACAGTGGTGTAATGTACAAATGACACAGATATAAGAGGGACTTACCCCAGGCAGCCTTGGGCTTGAAGCGTCATGTGTTTGCTTATGCCAGTCTCTGTTCCAGTGAGCCCCCCCCTTCCCGTGTTTTAGGGGCCAAGATGTATTATCTTGTTTGTGTGAAAATTAATTTACATTATAGGGGTTTTTTATTTGTGTTAAATCTGTTTCTCTGGTGCTCAGCACATCTAGCTGCAAAGTGCATTGTTAGTCTCTCAACTTGCAAATACTTATTTACCTGCTTAACTTTATTCCTGTAAggtgtcccattgatttcagtgggactactcgtaATAGTCATGGTAAGCAATGTAAGGATCAGGCTCTTAAGCAGTATCAGTTCACCTTCTCATTCTGTGCCtccaagagggggaaaaaacctcatAGAACACGATCTGGCCTTATGGGTGGACTGTGTAAAGTATCAAGTCATAAGTAATTATAGTTGTCAGAAGAAAAGAACACAGCATGATTTGAGAAGCAGATCCTTGTcttcaacaatttaaaaaaaaaaagtcttcactTACTTGCTGATTCGCTAGAGGTCCCAGTTGTGTGCAAATTAGGGATGCTCTACTGTacaacaaacccattttttcaaaattatttctgCTTATAGTGGTTTTCTCCTCTCACCCAAGTCACATAGATGCTGAACTGTTGGCAGGTTTTGCAGATAGCTTGTGAAAAGTGAACAGACATATTTTGGATGTGGTGCATTAGACCCACCTGCGCAAATTTGGATCATTTCTTCCACTCACTTGCATTTCACCATACAAATTCCAGCCTTTGTAAGCTGCAGCCAACTGGTAAATTACACCCTGTTGGGCATGGGTCTGCAAGGTATGAGCTTTAGTGCAGTGAATCTTACTTCAGGCAAGGAGGAGCAATTCAGATAGCATGTCACTTTGTTTCTGCCTTGCAAATACTGGGTTTCTTGTGCTGAGCTGGGAGAGAGGAAAATAGGAGCTTGGAATGAATTTAATCTCTTCTGTAGCAAATGCTTGGGGAGTAAGTGATTTCAATCTGAGATTTGCATCACCTAGAGCTATGTCATTTACAGTGagcatgtttgtttttttccctaccAAAGGAGATGATACCTATGCTACAAGTGTAGGCGATAATACAGTACAGGTCATCATTATAGGGTCTTGACAGCAGAAGTATTAACTACCACGTAAATGCCAGTAGTGCTCACTGGGCAGGTAGAGGTTTGATTGACCACAGAGATAATGAAGTCTGATGACTcctgtttctgtttgttttttttccccctccgccATGCCCTTTTAGGGTTTACAGATGATCCTGGTCCATCCCACCAACCCTGTCTTGAGAAAATGAACTTAAAAGAGGAAATAGTAGTGAAGGTAGTGGAGCCAGAAGAAAGTTCTGAGGACATGGCTGTGGTTCCACCTAGCCAGGAGCAACTGCCCTTTCTGGGAACAGCTGGGGGTGGCTTGTCTGGGAAAgtaaaagccaaaacaaaaggcCGGTCTCAGACAGACCAAAATGAAATTACTGAAGAGGACCTAATGCAGATCCAGCAGAACCAGATGCAGGTGATCCAGTCTGGCTTTGACAGTGTCAACCACAACCTTCGGCTGCTGCAGCAAGGCATGCAAGATCTCAGCAACAGCCTCAGTATTATGGCACACACACTGGTGGCTATCAAAAATGTTTATGTGAAAAACAACACTGGCCCAACCACCTATGCCACCACCTCTACTCAGACCACAGCAGGGTACCTGAGTCCTGGGTCTCCCCAGATCTCCCCAGCTGAGGACAGAGGCAGAGCACAggtggctggaagcagcagcagaagcagcagctgcagttccaGCTCTATGTCTCAAGAACCAGGCCCTTCAGAATTTCCTAGACCACCCCTGAGAACCATTAAGAAAGAACATCCAAATGGCTGCTACTATTTCTGTTTTGCAGATGTTTAAAACTTGAATATGTGTAAAGTGACCGATGTTAGAGGTGCTGCTGTATGCGCTGCTCCACCCGGTGACTATAATGGAGCAAACTGGACTtgcctcctgctttttttttccccagtggggAAAGTTTCACAGTAGGTGGCATTTGACACTAACTACCAATCTCCCATTTGTTAACACTAACTGTTGCAGTTGGTTAATGTCTCTCTTCTGTTTTCTTCACCgtcttctttcaaaaaaaaatcaaatttattttGACTAAGACTCTTGTCTGTATCCTCTTTGGGTTAATGTGACTTTTTGAATATAAAAGGCATGATGGAGTGGGGGTGCAAAGGTAATGTTACAGTTATTGAATAACCGAAGCAGAATCTGTTAGTTATGCaagtttatgtattttttttaaacccatctGAAAAAATAGTTGACTTTAAATTTAGTATCtgctatttttattgtatttttaaaaagactttaaaCAAAAATCTGAGCTGTGCAAGGTATCGCAAGGGTGTGGCAACTTTACCTCCTGGGGGGACGGGCTAGAACTAGGCCACAGAGCTGCTGATCCATGAATGTGCTGCTCAGATTTCATCCAGCATTGATCCATCTGGT
Proteins encoded in this region:
- the LOC123369313 gene encoding uncharacterized protein LOC123369313, translated to MMAEDSPKRRKANFNEAETEVLIEQVLKHEQLLFAAGPGRASPGQKRRVWELIRHKVNPVAACPRDVEDLKKRWRDLKRRDRSKLCRLSQGCGPAGHPGGLGLLLCTEEMPQPTPQPDHHRAYGSALGPAEAVPIVGGIDTLDLPGASVVDIGFTDDPGPSHQPCLEKMNLKEEIVVKVVEPEESSEDMAVVPPSQEQLPFLGTAGGGLSGKVKAKTKGRSQTDQNEITEEDLMQIQQNQMQVIQSGFDSVNHNLRLLQQGMQDLSNSLSIMAHTLVAIKNVYVKNNTGPTTYATTSTQTTAGYLSPGSPQISPAEDRGRAQVAGSSSRSSSCSSSSMSQEPGPSEFPRPPLRTIKKEHPNGCYYFCFADV